One region of Candidatus Bathyarchaeia archaeon genomic DNA includes:
- a CDS encoding U32 family peptidase C-terminal domain-containing protein, translating to MEEQPQEIGKVTHYFTKIGVAVVELTAPLSAGDKIRIMGPTTDFEQTVESMQIEHQNVKAAKAGQSIGLKVKEHVRETDSVYKIV from the coding sequence ATGGAAGAACAGCCTCAGGAGATAGGCAAAGTCACGCATTACTTCACCAAAATAGGTGTGGCTGTAGTTGAGTTGACGGCGCCGCTCTCTGCTGGAGACAAGATACGCATTATGGGTCCAACCACAGATTTCGAGCAGACAGTCGAATCTATGCAGATCGAACACCAAAACGTGAAGGCGGCGAAAGCAGGCCAAAGCATCGGGTTGAAGGTCAAAGAGCACGTTCGAGAAACAGACTCCGTGTACAAGATAGTCTGA
- a CDS encoding MazG nucleotide pyrophosphohydrolase domain-containing protein, translating to MTLTLQDAQHASWKIFRKINDRLGVENGKSRDAFVIVADLLEEAGEVAAVVKGLESFRPPNERKPKETLAKELNDVLYCVFVLAEHYGLDLEESFLEQVNDHLLRLLT from the coding sequence ATGACCTTGACTTTGCAGGATGCGCAACATGCTTCATGGAAGATTTTCCGTAAGATCAATGATAGACTGGGAGTTGAGAACGGCAAAAGCCGTGACGCATTTGTCATTGTCGCCGACTTGCTTGAAGAGGCGGGAGAAGTGGCAGCTGTCGTCAAAGGTTTGGAGAGCTTTAGGCCTCCTAACGAAAGGAAGCCCAAAGAGACGTTGGCGAAAGAGTTGAACGATGTGCTCTATTGCGTGTTTGTTTTGGCCGAGCATTACGGACTCGATTTGGAAGAGAGTTTTTTGGAGCAGGTGAACGACCACCTGCTGAGGTTGCTCACCTAA